In Amycolatopsis sp. FBCC-B4732, the genomic stretch TTCGCGTGTTCGTGCGCGGCGATGAGGTGTACCACTTCGACGAGGAACTGGGCGAAGGCGTCTCGAAGGACCGCAGGTACCGCGAGACCCGCTGAGTTTCGGGCGGCACGCCGGTTACCGGGCGGTTCCGGCGTGCCGCCCGATCAACGCGTCCAGGTCGAGCTCGACGGCGAAGGGTTCACCGGTCGCGAAGGTGCCGGTGACGGCCGGCGCGTCTCGGTAGCCCTGGCAGGCGACGAGGGTGACCGGCTCGGTGATGTCGACGATCCAGTAGTGCGCGATGCCGGCGTCGGCGTACTCGTCGTGCTTCACGCGGTAGTCCGTGCGCCGGGAGCCCGTTGTCGCGATCTCGACGACCACCGCCACGTCCTGGGCGCGGATCGGGTCGTGGGCAGTCCGTTCGAAGACCAGCAGGTCCGGACGGCGGGCGAAGCCGGGCTCGCCGGGTGCCGCCAGGCCGAGGTCCAGGTCGGTGCCGAGGACGAACGCGAGGCCGCGCGGCAGCTGGCGTTCCAGCTGCGCGGCGAGCCGGCAGGCGGCGAGGTTGTGCGCGCGGCCGGCACCGGGCGAGGGGACTACGCGGCCTTCGACCAGCTCGGTGAAGCCGCGGTCGGACTCCCCGAGCGCTCGGTACTCCTCGATGCTCAGCAGCTGGTCGGGCATGCGGAAACGGTATCCGTCCCGGGGGTGGGACAGCGTTCGCTCGACCGGGTCGGGTCAGTCGAGGAGGGTGTCGAGGTCGATCTTGACCGGGAACGGCACGTCGGTGGTGAAGGTGCCGGTGACCGCGGAGGCGTCCAGGTAGCCGAATTCGCCGGCTTGGTGGCAGGCGACCAGCGAGATGGGCTCGGTGATGTCGACGATCCAGTAGTGCGGGATGCCGGCGTCGGCGTACTAGTCGTGCTTCACGTGGTAGTCGGTGCGCTTAGACCCCGGCAACACGATTTCGACGACAATGGCTACCTCTTCGGCTCGGAGCATGTCGTTGTCGTCATTGACTCGGGCGATCGCGGCCTTGTCGACGATCAGCAGGTCCGGGCGGCGGGAGAAGCCGGGTTTGCCCGCAGGCGCAAGGCCGAGATCCACATCCGTGTCGGGAACAAAGTCGAGGTGCTTCGGTAGCTGCGCTTCGATCTGTGCCACCAGCCGGTAGATCGCACGGTTGTGTCTGGGCTTGGGGCTGGGTGACATCACGACGCGGCCTTCCACGAGTTCGGTGAAACCTGTGTCGGTTTCACCGAGCGCCGCGTACTCCTCGATCGTCAGCAGGTGATCAGGGATCTCCCACTTACGAGCAGGGCCCGGCTTGGGAAGTGCAATCACAACGGCTCCTCACGTCGCCCGGCATTGTCTCACGGCTCAGGTGCAACCAAGAGTAACCGTAAGTGTCGCAAGCTTGTGACAGAACTCGCTCGATCAGGCCTTCTTCAGCTCCCGCGCGATCACCATCCGCTGGATCTGGTTCGTGCCCTCGAAGATCTGCGGCACCTTCGCCTCCCGCATGTACCGCTCCACCGGGAAGTCCCGCGTGTACCCCGCCCCGCCGAGGACCTGGACCGCGTCCGTCGTCACCTTCATCGCGCCGTCCGTGGCCACCAGCTTCGCGATCGACGCCTGGCGCTGGAACGGCAGCCCGCGGTCGCGCCGCCGCGCCGCCTCCAGGTAGCAAGCCCGCGAAGACTCCACCGTCGCCGCCATGTCGGCCAACAGGAACTCCACGCCCTGGAAGTCGATGATCGCGCGGCCGAACTGCGAACGACCCTTCGCGTACGCCACGGCCTCGTCGAGCGCCGCCTGGGCCAGCCCGACCGCG encodes the following:
- a CDS encoding Uma2 family endonuclease: MPDQLLSIEEYRALGESDRGFTELVEGRVVPSPGAGRAHNLAACRLAAQLERQLPRGLAFVLGTDLDLGLAAPGEPGFARRPDLLVFERTAHDPIRAQDVAVVVEIATTGSRRTDYRVKHDEYADAGIAHYWIVDITEPVTLVACQGYRDAPAVTGTFATGEPFAVELDLDALIGRHAGTAR